The proteins below come from a single Cupriavidus pauculus genomic window:
- a CDS encoding ATP-binding protein — MRLLPRSLLARNIALLVALVAFTQLCSLTVLLHFVQRPRIERAATIFADYVRTLDTVLVAMPREAGQAVAAKLGAQTQTPGESPHRGQGLSHFFGTWQRETFVRALRTQLPPDMPVRWESGEIERLWIRVHVAGEPRWVALPMTADAQASGITTTLFLSLGLALLAALTGLLLQRYLNRPLQTLAGAARELSAGRAPPPQPTDGPTEIAQVSHAFNQMLQSLQQAEATRALMLAGISHDIRTPLTKLRLAMAMSLPRGADDNFVASAEGYLDQIDTILQQFMDYAGSGEREAPEPGDLNALVGQLASDFAGLGHDFALTLGDLPPVSFRPISMMRLLMNLMQNAIVYGKSGFAVRTWREDGTAYVAVGDRGNGISPEALERLKEPFSRGDNARTQTKGTGLGLAIVDRIARLHGGTLHFRAREGGGMEAVVALPAP, encoded by the coding sequence ATGCGGCTGCTGCCGCGGTCGCTGCTCGCACGCAATATCGCGCTCCTGGTGGCGTTGGTCGCGTTCACGCAACTGTGTTCGCTCACCGTGCTGCTGCATTTCGTGCAGCGTCCCCGCATCGAGCGGGCCGCCACGATATTCGCCGACTACGTCAGGACGCTCGACACGGTGCTCGTCGCGATGCCCCGCGAAGCCGGGCAGGCGGTGGCCGCGAAACTCGGCGCGCAGACGCAGACACCGGGAGAGTCCCCGCACCGGGGGCAGGGCCTTTCGCACTTTTTCGGCACCTGGCAGCGCGAGACGTTCGTCCGCGCGCTGCGCACGCAGTTGCCGCCCGATATGCCCGTGCGATGGGAGAGCGGCGAGATCGAACGCCTCTGGATTCGCGTGCACGTGGCCGGAGAGCCACGCTGGGTGGCCCTGCCGATGACGGCCGACGCACAGGCGAGCGGCATCACGACCACGCTGTTCCTCTCGCTCGGGCTCGCCTTGCTTGCCGCGTTGACGGGTTTGCTGCTTCAGCGTTACCTGAACCGCCCGCTCCAGACGCTGGCCGGTGCCGCGCGCGAGTTGAGTGCCGGCCGCGCGCCGCCGCCTCAGCCCACCGATGGGCCGACCGAGATCGCGCAGGTGAGCCACGCGTTCAACCAGATGCTGCAGTCGCTGCAGCAGGCGGAAGCGACGCGCGCGCTGATGCTCGCCGGTATCTCGCACGATATCCGCACGCCGCTGACGAAGCTGCGGCTGGCCATGGCGATGTCCTTGCCGCGTGGCGCCGACGACAACTTCGTCGCGTCCGCCGAGGGTTACCTCGACCAGATCGACACGATCCTGCAGCAGTTCATGGACTACGCGGGCAGCGGCGAGCGCGAGGCGCCGGAGCCCGGCGATCTCAACGCGCTGGTCGGCCAGCTTGCATCGGACTTCGCGGGCCTTGGCCACGATTTCGCGCTGACGCTCGGCGATCTGCCGCCGGTATCCTTCCGGCCCATCAGCATGATGCGGCTGCTGATGAACCTGATGCAGAACGCCATCGTCTACGGCAAGAGCGGATTCGCGGTGCGCACGTGGCGCGAGGACGGCACGGCGTACGTCGCCGTCGGCGATCGCGGCAACGGAATTTCGCCGGAAGCGCTCGAGCGGCTCAAGGAGCCGTTCAGCCGCGGCGACAACGCGCGCACGCAGACCAAGGGCACGGGGCTGGGGCTGGCGATCGTCGATCGCATCGCGCGCCTGCACGGCGGCACCCTGCATTTCCGCGCGCGCGAGGGCGGTGGCATGGAGGCCGTGGTGGCGCTGCCCGCGCCGTGA
- a CDS encoding response regulator, whose protein sequence is MEQANKIMVLDDEAELRNMLQRFLTGHGFSVRTVADGKQLDRYLQREPYDLLVLDLMMEPEDGLSVCRRLRAEGQTLPILMLTAKGDPVDRVLGLETGADDYLAKPFLPDELVARIRALLRRQKMAAGDPTVTSRTLRFGDFEFDVGRQTLRRGGEPVEMHSAQMLLLHALGSSPNRPVSRDNLLARARGRDHNALDRSIDVQILRLRQIIEEDPSKPRFVKTVWGVGYMLVAGVEA, encoded by the coding sequence ATGGAGCAGGCGAACAAGATCATGGTGCTCGACGACGAGGCCGAGCTCCGCAACATGTTGCAGCGGTTCCTGACGGGCCACGGCTTCAGCGTGCGGACCGTCGCCGACGGCAAGCAGCTGGACCGCTACCTGCAACGCGAACCGTACGACCTCCTCGTGCTCGATCTGATGATGGAGCCCGAGGACGGCCTGTCCGTCTGCCGCCGCCTGCGCGCGGAAGGGCAGACGCTGCCGATTCTGATGCTGACCGCCAAGGGCGATCCCGTCGATCGCGTGCTCGGTCTCGAGACCGGCGCCGACGATTACCTGGCCAAGCCTTTCCTGCCCGACGAACTGGTCGCGCGCATCCGCGCGCTACTGCGGCGGCAGAAGATGGCGGCTGGCGATCCCACCGTCACGTCGCGGACGCTACGCTTCGGGGACTTCGAATTCGATGTCGGCAGGCAGACGCTGCGGCGCGGCGGCGAACCGGTGGAAATGCACTCGGCGCAGATGCTGCTGCTGCACGCGCTGGGCTCGTCGCCGAACCGGCCGGTCAGCCGCGACAACCTGCTTGCCCGCGCGCGCGGCCGCGACCATAACGCGCTCGATCGCAGCATCGACGTCCAGATCCTGCGCTTGCGGCAGATCATCGAGGAAGACCCGTCCAAGCCCCGCTTCGTCAAGACGGTGTGGGGCGTCGGATACATGCTGGTTGCCGGCGTGGAGGCATGA
- a CDS encoding EF-hand domain-containing protein, whose amino-acid sequence MNRMIAALFLCIVSAGAYAQASPQPAAAPAAPNPRMERAEQQLQSRFANANTTRDGKLTREQAAAGMPMVARHFDEIDTQRAGYITLPQIEAFMAKQMMSR is encoded by the coding sequence ATGAATCGGATGATTGCCGCACTTTTCTTGTGTATCGTTTCGGCAGGTGCCTATGCACAGGCCAGCCCGCAGCCGGCTGCGGCCCCCGCCGCGCCGAATCCGCGCATGGAGCGCGCCGAGCAGCAACTGCAGTCGCGCTTCGCCAACGCCAACACGACCCGCGACGGCAAGCTGACGCGGGAGCAGGCAGCGGCCGGGATGCCGATGGTCGCACGGCACTTCGACGAGATCGACACGCAGCGCGCCGGCTATATCACGCTGCCGCAGATCGAGGCGTTCATGGCGAAGCAGATGATGAGTCGATAG
- a CDS encoding SPOR domain-containing protein, which produces MKSLKLISAAATLVIASTPAFASWTGHGTAYTPHGTYNGAHAVSCGGGTCNHAGGAIGPYGGIGTNTGAVTRTAPGQFSNSGTATGPNGRQVQHDGSTSCAGGTCSHTGDLTGSDGRSATTSGSVTREAPGQYSSNGTVTTGNGNTYNHSAATSCAGNTCYRGGTVTGGNGGTVVHGGTATQVSGGVVTTGGGTTVVHGGVVTTGSTTTAVVATGGVTTVGATVAVAPAPAVVVPPPPPPATPYVLPPVTVYAPAAPKPPVYVAPAPKVVYVAPAPKVVYVAPPPPRVVYVAPPARVAVYVPGHWIGRVWVPGHYA; this is translated from the coding sequence ATGAAATCGCTCAAGCTCATCTCCGCCGCCGCGACGCTCGTCATCGCCAGCACCCCCGCGTTCGCCAGCTGGACCGGTCACGGCACGGCCTACACCCCGCACGGCACGTACAACGGCGCGCATGCCGTTTCGTGCGGCGGCGGCACCTGCAACCATGCCGGCGGCGCCATCGGCCCGTACGGCGGCATCGGTACCAACACGGGCGCCGTCACGCGGACCGCGCCGGGCCAGTTCTCGAACAGCGGCACCGCGACCGGCCCCAATGGCCGCCAGGTGCAGCACGACGGATCGACAAGCTGCGCCGGCGGCACGTGTTCGCATACGGGCGACCTCACCGGCTCCGATGGCCGCTCGGCCACGACGTCGGGCAGCGTGACACGCGAGGCACCGGGGCAGTACAGCTCGAACGGCACGGTCACCACCGGCAACGGCAACACCTACAACCATTCGGCCGCGACCAGCTGCGCCGGCAACACCTGCTACCGCGGCGGCACCGTCACGGGCGGCAATGGCGGCACGGTCGTTCACGGCGGCACCGCGACGCAGGTGTCGGGTGGCGTCGTGACCACCGGCGGCGGCACGACCGTCGTGCACGGCGGCGTCGTGACGACGGGCAGCACCACCACTGCGGTCGTGGCGACCGGCGGCGTGACCACGGTCGGCGCAACGGTCGCCGTCGCCCCGGCGCCAGCGGTGGTGGTGCCTCCGCCGCCCCCGCCCGCCACGCCGTACGTGCTCCCGCCGGTCACCGTGTATGCGCCGGCCGCGCCGAAGCCGCCCGTCTACGTGGCGCCCGCACCCAAGGTCGTCTATGTGGCGCCGGCACCGAAGGTCGTATATGTCGCGCCGCCCCCGCCGCGCGTCGTGTATGTGGCGCCACCCGCACGCGTGGCCGTCTATGTTCCGGGCCACTGGATCGGCCGCGTCTGGGTACCTGGGCACTACGCCTGA
- a CDS encoding DUF1116 domain-containing protein: MTTTADPAAHALARLYARPYAAALWRGVQRRDAVLPDLPRTVLLHAGPPYASAAAVPAPVRNAAIQAVMFEGLAPDAEAAGQLLAGGDVTLAPAQDYGVATPLAQVVSASMPLAVVGDGASLAYAPLIEGPPPALRFGTRDAAAQTRLAAVAACGLDALDGWLREHAVAMGPLIAEALANGDDCHGRTVAANAALVTALAGLKPEALAVVGANAGFVLPILMATACWHLRRQASGIAAAGGNGVDFGMRLHRAAAWQTVPAAPPVGIRLPGHDATVALGAIGDSAVIDFGGLGGQALMLAPALRADWQQWLPADLATRRASVTDAVTGIVDAGRVREAACVPIVNLAILDEAGDAGLIGRGFYAPPSALFG; encoded by the coding sequence ATGACCACGACTGCCGACCCGGCTGCACACGCCCTCGCGCGCCTGTACGCGCGTCCGTATGCGGCAGCGCTATGGCGTGGCGTGCAACGCCGCGACGCGGTGCTGCCCGATCTGCCGCGCACGGTGCTGCTGCATGCGGGACCGCCGTATGCCAGCGCGGCGGCCGTGCCGGCGCCCGTACGCAATGCGGCGATTCAGGCCGTGATGTTCGAGGGGCTTGCCCCGGACGCCGAAGCGGCAGGGCAATTGCTGGCCGGTGGAGACGTCACGCTGGCGCCCGCGCAGGACTACGGCGTGGCGACGCCGCTCGCGCAGGTGGTGTCGGCGTCGATGCCGCTTGCAGTCGTGGGTGACGGCGCGTCCCTCGCCTATGCGCCGCTGATCGAGGGACCGCCGCCCGCGCTACGCTTCGGCACCCGCGACGCCGCGGCGCAAACGCGTCTCGCGGCGGTTGCCGCCTGCGGCCTGGACGCACTCGACGGCTGGCTGCGCGAACATGCGGTGGCCATGGGACCGCTGATTGCCGAGGCGCTTGCCAACGGCGACGACTGTCACGGCCGCACGGTTGCGGCCAATGCGGCGCTGGTCACCGCGCTCGCGGGCCTGAAGCCGGAGGCGCTGGCCGTCGTCGGCGCCAATGCGGGTTTCGTACTGCCGATTCTGATGGCGACCGCATGCTGGCATCTGCGCAGGCAGGCGTCCGGCATCGCCGCCGCGGGAGGCAACGGCGTGGACTTCGGCATGCGTCTGCATCGCGCGGCGGCATGGCAGACGGTACCCGCGGCGCCGCCGGTCGGTATTCGTCTGCCGGGCCACGATGCGACCGTCGCGCTCGGCGCGATCGGCGACAGCGCGGTGATCGACTTCGGCGGACTCGGCGGGCAGGCGCTGATGCTGGCGCCGGCACTGCGCGCGGACTGGCAGCAATGGTTGCCGGCGGACCTCGCGACGCGCCGCGCGAGCGTGACCGATGCGGTCACGGGCATCGTCGATGCCGGCCGCGTACGCGAGGCCGCATGCGTGCCAATCGTGAACCTCGCCATCCTCGACGAGGCGGGCGACGCGGGGCTAATCGGACGCGGTTTCTACGCGCCCCCATCCGCGCTTTTCGGGTAG
- a CDS encoding amidohydrolase/deacetylase family metallohydrolase: MTKKLLKGGRVIDPSSQRDGVFDVLIDGGTVAAIGADLAAQAGDAEVIDCRGKLVLPGLIDTHAHVYEGVTGRFGLNADMCGVHSGVTTLVDQGGPSCITLPGFRQYVAQPSHTRVLAFLSAYLVGGLEGHYYPELYRPECLDVDATVKSARSNRDLVRGLKAHAEIGGFARWGVDVMRIATRIGRESQLPVYIHFGQLWPKPEDGGRAVNPDSIFNQVVEMLKPGDILAHPFSRHPGGFVEIDGKLHPLVPEAIARGLKIDVGHGSHFSFKTARIVLDAGVIPDTLGADMHGYNTSVPAPPGTPDHHPDEEDHLFKGNSRFGLVSAMTSMIALGLPLEHVVAMVTRNAAQMIGMEGELGVLKVGGVADVSVLDDARGRWVMRDNEGTEVVTDRWLSPSFCLRAGRRFDAQSPILPLAQAA, translated from the coding sequence ATGACGAAGAAGCTTTTGAAGGGCGGACGGGTGATCGACCCCTCCAGCCAACGCGATGGCGTGTTCGATGTGCTGATCGACGGCGGTACCGTCGCGGCCATCGGCGCGGACCTGGCGGCGCAGGCCGGCGACGCGGAAGTGATCGACTGCCGGGGCAAGCTCGTGCTGCCGGGGCTCATCGATACTCACGCCCACGTGTACGAAGGCGTGACCGGCCGCTTCGGCCTCAATGCCGACATGTGTGGCGTGCATTCCGGCGTGACCACGCTGGTGGATCAGGGCGGCCCAAGCTGCATCACGTTGCCGGGCTTTCGACAGTACGTCGCGCAGCCCTCGCATACGCGCGTGCTGGCCTTTCTCTCGGCCTATCTCGTCGGCGGGCTGGAGGGCCATTACTATCCGGAGCTGTATCGGCCCGAGTGCCTCGACGTCGATGCCACGGTCAAGTCGGCGCGCAGCAATCGCGACCTCGTGCGCGGACTCAAGGCCCATGCGGAGATTGGCGGTTTTGCGCGCTGGGGTGTCGATGTGATGCGCATTGCCACGCGTATCGGGCGCGAATCGCAGTTGCCCGTCTATATCCACTTCGGTCAGCTGTGGCCGAAACCCGAAGACGGCGGCCGTGCCGTGAATCCGGATTCGATCTTCAACCAGGTGGTGGAAATGCTGAAGCCGGGCGACATCCTCGCGCACCCGTTCAGCCGCCATCCGGGCGGTTTCGTGGAGATCGACGGCAAGCTGCATCCGCTGGTGCCGGAAGCGATCGCGCGCGGGCTCAAGATCGACGTCGGCCACGGCTCGCACTTCAGCTTCAAGACCGCGCGCATCGTGCTCGATGCGGGCGTCATTCCCGATACGCTCGGGGCGGACATGCATGGCTACAACACGTCGGTGCCCGCGCCGCCGGGCACGCCTGACCATCATCCGGACGAGGAGGACCATCTGTTCAAGGGCAATTCGCGCTTCGGCCTGGTCTCCGCGATGACGAGCATGATCGCGCTGGGCCTGCCGCTCGAGCACGTGGTGGCGATGGTTACGCGCAACGCCGCGCAGATGATCGGCATGGAAGGCGAACTCGGTGTGCTCAAGGTGGGCGGCGTGGCGGACGTGAGCGTCCTCGACGATGCGCGTGGCCGCTGGGTGATGCGCGACAACGAAGGCACCGAGGTCGTGACCGACCGCTGGCTCTCGCCGAGCTTCTGTCTGCGCGCGGGTCGGCGTTTCGACGCGCAATCGCCAATCCTGCCGCTGGCGCAGGCTGCCTGA
- a CDS encoding ABC transporter ATP-binding protein encodes MLKVEQISVRYGPAVGVERVSIEVREGELVTLIGANGAGKSTTLRAISGLEPLVHGRITFDGHQISGASAAAVIERGVAHCPEGRRVFPQLTVAENLEMGAYRRIDRNRVRQDRERMLDRFPRLRERLKQAAGTLSGGEQQMLAIARALMARPRLVMFDEPSLGLAPNFVEMIFDLILEVRREGTTVLMVEQNAYAALEMCDRAYLLENGRVVNEGPADKMLADPNIRRAYLGG; translated from the coding sequence GTGCTCAAGGTTGAACAGATTTCTGTACGGTACGGCCCGGCCGTCGGCGTCGAGCGCGTCTCGATCGAGGTGCGCGAAGGCGAACTGGTCACGCTGATCGGCGCCAACGGCGCGGGCAAGTCCACGACGCTGCGCGCGATCAGCGGCCTCGAGCCGCTCGTGCATGGCCGCATCACGTTCGACGGCCACCAGATCTCCGGGGCATCGGCCGCGGCGGTGATCGAGCGCGGGGTCGCGCACTGCCCGGAAGGCCGGCGTGTCTTCCCGCAGCTTACGGTGGCGGAGAACCTCGAGATGGGCGCGTATCGCCGCATCGATCGCAATCGTGTGCGGCAGGATCGCGAGCGCATGCTCGATCGCTTTCCGCGGCTGCGTGAACGATTGAAGCAGGCGGCGGGCACACTGTCCGGCGGCGAGCAGCAGATGCTGGCGATCGCGCGCGCGCTGATGGCGCGGCCGCGACTCGTGATGTTCGATGAGCCGTCGCTGGGCCTGGCGCCGAACTTCGTCGAGATGATCTTCGACCTGATTCTGGAAGTGCGCCGCGAAGGCACCACGGTGCTGATGGTCGAGCAGAACGCCTACGCCGCGCTGGAAATGTGCGACCGCGCGTATTTGCTCGAGAACGGGCGCGTGGTCAATGAAGGGCCGGCCGACAAGATGCTGGCGGACCCGAATATCCGGCGCGCGTATCTGGGCGGCTGA
- a CDS encoding ABC transporter ATP-binding protein has protein sequence MSAAVLTLGGVTMDIAGLKAMDTVSFDVEEGQIVSLIGPNGAGKTTTFNAISGYMRPTAGEVRVFGRNVVGLPPEKIAELGLVRSFQRTNVFPGCTVFDNVLTALHLQGRSGLWQALTRGRRVREEERALRARAEELLAFVGLAHRAEELASSLAYGEQRLLGVAIALAARPRILLLDEPAAGLNPSETDAFKTMVRRIRDSGVTVLLVEHDMHMVMSISDHIVVLNHGKRIATGKPADIQQDPEVIRAYLGSGLKRAQG, from the coding sequence ATGAGCGCGGCCGTACTGACGCTGGGTGGGGTGACGATGGACATCGCCGGTCTCAAGGCGATGGACACCGTGAGCTTCGACGTGGAGGAGGGACAGATCGTCAGCCTGATCGGACCCAACGGCGCGGGCAAGACCACGACATTCAACGCCATCTCGGGCTATATGCGCCCGACCGCTGGCGAGGTTCGCGTGTTCGGCCGCAACGTGGTGGGACTGCCGCCCGAGAAGATCGCCGAGCTGGGGCTTGTTCGCAGCTTTCAGCGCACGAACGTGTTCCCCGGCTGCACGGTGTTCGACAACGTGCTGACCGCGCTGCATCTGCAGGGCCGTTCGGGATTGTGGCAGGCGCTGACGCGCGGCCGCCGCGTCCGCGAAGAGGAACGCGCGCTGCGTGCCCGCGCCGAAGAACTGCTCGCGTTCGTCGGTCTTGCGCATCGCGCGGAAGAACTGGCATCGAGCCTTGCCTATGGCGAGCAACGGCTGCTCGGCGTGGCGATTGCCCTCGCGGCGCGGCCGCGCATCCTGTTGCTGGACGAGCCCGCGGCCGGTCTCAACCCGTCGGAGACGGACGCCTTCAAGACGATGGTCCGGCGCATTCGCGACAGCGGTGTGACGGTACTGCTGGTCGAGCACGACATGCATATGGTGATGTCGATCTCCGACCATATCGTGGTGCTCAACCACGGCAAGCGCATTGCAACCGGCAAGCCGGCGGATATTCAGCAGGACCCGGAAGTTATCCGGGCCTATCTCGGATCGGGGCTCAAACGTGCTCAAGGTTGA
- a CDS encoding branched-chain amino acid ABC transporter permease yields MTLARFTPLACVAALALLPVLWPDPYVLSVMASCGIFIVAAISLNLLLGYTGQLSLGHVAFFGIGAYTSALLSLGFDVSIYGFDTPFVVAPKPVWVAFVAGIAMASLSGWLVGKLAFRVRGAYFVIVTISFAQVMRMVALNWVDLTEGPMALNNIPALTMWVPGQGVMDLTTKAARYWLVLAAGTVAWFTVAAIVRSRVGRAMVALRENETLARSIGIEASRYLRIATLVSAGIAGAAGGLYAHTVQIIDPDVFMFMFTITMVIMVIAGGKGTLAGPVVGGLIFGLMPEALRGVMAPEMQWMLYGTLMIVILILLPRGIVPAFARLRRRARPTAVASPIAMAVPAKGDEA; encoded by the coding sequence ATGACTCTCGCAAGATTCACGCCGTTGGCCTGTGTCGCGGCGCTCGCATTGCTGCCCGTGCTCTGGCCGGACCCTTACGTGCTGTCGGTGATGGCCTCGTGCGGCATCTTCATCGTCGCGGCCATCAGCCTGAACCTGCTGCTCGGCTATACGGGGCAGCTGAGCCTTGGCCACGTGGCCTTCTTCGGCATCGGCGCCTACACCAGCGCGCTGCTCTCGCTGGGTTTCGACGTATCGATCTACGGTTTCGACACGCCGTTCGTCGTGGCGCCGAAGCCGGTCTGGGTGGCATTCGTTGCCGGTATCGCCATGGCCAGCCTGTCGGGCTGGCTCGTCGGCAAGCTCGCATTCCGCGTGCGCGGCGCCTATTTCGTCATCGTGACCATCAGCTTCGCGCAGGTGATGCGCATGGTCGCGCTGAACTGGGTGGACCTCACCGAGGGTCCGATGGCCTTGAACAACATTCCCGCGCTGACGATGTGGGTCCCCGGCCAGGGCGTGATGGACCTGACGACCAAGGCGGCGCGCTACTGGCTCGTGCTCGCGGCGGGAACCGTTGCATGGTTCACCGTGGCGGCGATCGTGCGCAGCCGCGTGGGCCGCGCGATGGTCGCGCTGCGCGAGAACGAAACGCTGGCGCGCTCGATCGGTATCGAGGCATCGCGCTATCTGCGCATCGCCACGCTGGTCTCGGCCGGCATCGCGGGTGCGGCGGGCGGCCTCTATGCGCACACCGTGCAGATCATCGATCCGGACGTCTTCATGTTCATGTTCACGATCACGATGGTCATCATGGTGATCGCGGGCGGCAAGGGCACGCTGGCCGGCCCCGTTGTCGGCGGCCTGATCTTCGGGCTGATGCCCGAAGCGTTGCGCGGCGTGATGGCTCCGGAAATGCAATGGATGCTCTACGGCACGCTGATGATCGTGATCCTGATCCTGCTGCCGCGCGGCATCGTGCCGGCGTTCGCCAGGCTGCGCCGCCGCGCGCGGCCGACGGCGGTGGCCTCGCCGATCGCCATGGCGGTGCCGGCAAAGGGAGACGAAGCATGA